A single region of the Lotus japonicus ecotype B-129 chromosome 4, LjGifu_v1.2 genome encodes:
- the LOC130711790 gene encoding beta-amyrin 28-monooxygenase-like encodes MDHYFYLTLLLLFVSSISLSLFSLFYKHRSPFTAPNLPPGRMGFPVIGESLEFLSTGWNGHPEKFIFDRMTKYCSHIFKTSIVGEPAVVFCGPACNKFLFSNENKLVTAWWPNSVNKVFPSSLQTSSKEESKKMRKMLPQFLKPQALQRYVGIMDDIAQRHFESHWENKTEVTVYPLTKRYTFLLASRLFMSIEDDTHVAKLRDTFHLLASGIISVPVDLPGTPFRKAINASNVIRKELLKIIRQRKVDLNEGKASPTQDILSHMLLTCNESGQFMNELDIADKILGLLIGGHDTASATCTFIVKYLAELPHIYDKVYHEQMEIAKLKSPGELLNWDDVNKMRYSWNVACEVMRVAPPLQGGFREALHDFMFNGFSIPKGWKLYWSANSTHKSPEYFPEPEKFDPTRFEGEGPAPYTFVPFGGGPRMCPGKEYARLEILVFMHNLVKRFKWEKLIPDERIIVDPLPIPAKDLPVRLFPHKS; translated from the exons ATGGACCATTACTTCTACCTCACACTCTTGCTCCTCTTCGTTTCCTCCATAtcactctctcttttctccctcttcTACAAGCACAGGTCACCGTTCACCGCCCCCAACCTGCCTCCAGGCAGGATGGGGTTCCCAGTGATCGGTGAGAGCCTCGAGTTCCTGTCCACGGGATGGAATGGGCACCCGGAGAAGTTCATCTTCGACCGAATGACCAAGTACTGCTCGCACATCTTCAAAACCTCCATCGTCGGGGAACCGGCCGTGGTGTTCTGTGGGCCTGCGTGTAACAAGTTCTTGTTCTCAAACGAGAACAAGCTTGTCACAGCGTGGTGGCCCAACAGTGTAAACAAGGTCTTCCCCTCATCACTCCAAACGAGCTCCAAGGAAGAGtcgaagaagatgagaaagATGCTCCCTCAGTTTCTGAAACCACAAGCTCTTCAACGCTACGTTGGTATCATGGACGACATAGCGCAGAGACACTTTGAGTCCCATTGGGAGAACAAGACTGAAGTCACCGTCTACCCATTGACCAAAAG GTATACCTTTTTGCTGGCTAGTCGTTTGTTCATGAGCATTGAGGATGACACCCACGTAGCCAAATTAAGGGACACTTTCCATTTGTTAGCCTCCGGAATCATATCGGTGCCGGTCGACTTGCCCGGAACTCCGTTCCGCAAGGCAATTAACGCCTCCAACGTGATCAGGAAGGAGCTGTTGAAGATAATAAGGCAGAGGAAGGTGGATCTGAATGAAGGGAAAGCGTCGCCAACACAGGACATTTTGTCTCACATGTTGTTGACGTGCAATGAGAGTGGACAGTTCATGAATGAACTTGATATTGCTGATAAGATTCTTGGCCTCTTGATCGGAGGACATGACACTGCTAGTGCCACTTGCACTTTCATTGTCAAGTACCTTGCCGAGCTCCCTCACATTTATGACAAGGTCTATCATG agcaaATGGAAATTGCAAAACTTAAATCCCCAGGAGAGTTGCTGAATTGGGATGATGTGAACAAAATGAGGTACTCTTGGAACGTAGCTTGTGAAGTAATGAGGGTTGCCCCTCCACTCCAAGGAGGTTTCAGGGAAGCCCTCCATGACTTTATGTTCAACGGCTTCTCAATTCCAAAGGGCTGGAAG CTGTATTGGAGTGCAAATTCAACTCATAAGAGCCCAGAGTACTTCCCTGAGCCAGAGAAGTTTGATCCAACCAGATTCGAAGGAGAAGGACCAGCTCCTTACACATTTGTCCCATTCGGTGGAGGACCAAGAATGTGTCCAGGAAAAGAGTACGCGCGTTTGGAAATACTGGTTTTCATGCACAATTTAGTGAAAAGGTTCAAATGGGAAAAGCTGATTCCAGATGAAAGAATCATCGTAGACCCTTTACCCATTCCTGCAAAGGACCTCCCTGTTCGCCTTTTTCCTCACAAATCCTGA